CCGTAGCGGGAGATGCCCGCCTTGTCGCCCAGGGCCTTGTCCAGGGCCATGCCAAGACAGATGCCGATATCCTCCACCGTGTGGTGGTCGTCGATGTGGGTGTCGCCCTTAGCGTTGACCGTCAGGTCGAACCCGCTGTGTTTACTGAAGGCTTCGAGCATGTGGTTGAGGAAGGGAACGGGGCTCTTCACCTGGTGCTTGCCGGAGCCGTCCAGATCCAGGACCAGGTCGATCTGGGTCTCTTTGGTTTTGCGGGAAACTTTTCCGATGCGCTTCATGACAGCCCCCGGGTCAGAGGAGCTTTCGAAGCTCCACCAACAGTCTTTGGTCCTCTTTCGGCGTGCCCACCGTGATCCGGAGCGAGTCCCGGAGCCTCGGGTGGGAGAAGTATCTTACCAAAACGCCTCTTTTTTTCAGGCTTTTGTAGACGTCCTCCATGGGAGGGTAGCCGGCCCGGGTCGCCAAGACAAAATTCGCGTGGCTATCCGCCACCCAAAACCCAATATTGCGCAGGTCCTCGATGAGCTGGTTGCGGTCCAACTGGATGGCTTTGACCTTCTTGCGTGAGTCGGCCAACCCGGCGGGACTGAAGGCCGCCAAGCCGATGGCTTGGGTCACCCGGTTCACATTGTAGGAATCCTTCACCTTCATCAATTGGGCGATGACCGCCGGATGCCCCAACGCAAAGCCCAACCGGGCGCCGGCCAAGGAGAAGGATTTGGACAAGGTGCGGAGAATGAGGACGTTCGGGCAGGCCCTGGCGATGTCCAGGCAATCCTCCTCGGCAAAATCCACATAGGCCTCGTCGATCAGGACCAGGCCCAAGGCTTTCTTGCAGAAGGCCTTCATTTCATTCTTTGGAAAGCAGTTCCCGACCGGGGGATTCGGATAACCCCAGAGCGTCAAACGGGCCTTGGGGGAAAGCTTCCGGAAATCCAGGCTCCAATCGTCTTCCAGCTCGACCTCTTTGACCTTGGCTTCCCGGATCTCCGCCAAGACCGGATAAAGGCTATAGGTGATGTCCGGGAATTGGACCAAGTCGCCCTTGCCCACCGAAGCGGTGAACAAAAGGGACAAGACCTCATCGGAGCCGTTACCGACCAAGATCCCGTCCTTGGGCCAGCGAAGGACCTTGGCCAGTCGTTCCCGCAAGCTATCGGCGGTCGGTTCCGGGTAAAGGCGCAAGCGGAAGTCCGCCTGTTGCCGGACGGCCTTCAGGACCTCCGAGGAAGGAGGATAGGGGTTCTCGTTGGTGTTGAGCTTCACGACCGAAAGCTTTTTGGGCTGTTCCCCAGGGGTATAGCCCTTCATCTTCAGGACGTTCGGCCGGAACCAGTTGTTTAAATTCATAAATCACCTTTCACCACGAAGACGCGAAGAACGCGAAGAAAAAAATTTGGAGTTAAAGATGTTTTGGTGAACTTGGTGCCCTTGATGGTTCAATCTTTGGACTTGCCCATCCGAAACAGAACACTCTGGGCGTGGGCGCCCAGGCCTTCCTCATTGGCGAAATCGACCGTCGCCTTACCCAAGGCCTTCACGCCAGGCTTCTTCATCTCGAGCATATTGGTCCGTTTGAGGAAGTCGAAGACCGACAAGCCCGACGAGAAGCGGGCGGTGCCCCCCGTGGGAAGCACGTGGTTGGTGCCGGCGGTGTAATCCCCGAAGGCTTCCGCGCTATGGGGCCCGATGAACAAGGCCCCCGCGTGGCGCAGGTTGGGCAGCCAGGAACGGGCGTCCTTGATCAAAAGCTCCAAGTGCTCGGCGGCGTAGCGATTGGCGAATTCCTCGGCTTGCTTCTTGTTCTTGACCACCAGGATGGCCCCCCGGCTTTTGAGGGAATCGGAAGCGATCTGGCGCCGGTCCAGCATTTCCAACTGCAACTCCACTTCTTCGGCCACTTCTTTCGCGTAGGAAGAAGAGGTCGTCACCATCAGGGGCATCGCCATCTCATCGTGCTCGGCTTGGGCCAAAAGATCCGCCGCCGCCCAAGCGGCCGGGGCGGTGCCATCGGCCAGGATGAGGACCTCGCTGGGACCCGGAAAACCATCGATGCCGACCTGTCCGAAGACACGGCGTTTGGCCAAGGCCACGAAAAGATTGCCGGGGCCCGTGATCTTATCGACCGCCGGGACCGATTTCGTGCCATAGGCCAGGGCCGCCACGGCTTGGGCGCCCCCGATCTTGAGGATGCGGTCCGCCCCGGCGAAATAGGCCGCCGCCAGGACGATGGGGTTCACCTGGCCGTCCTTCTTGACCGGCGTGACCACGATGACTTCCTTCACCCCCGCCACCTTGGCCGGGATGACGTTCATGATGACCGATGAGGGATAGGCCGCGAGCCCACCCGGCACGTAAAGCCCCACCCGGTCCAAGGCCGTCCATCGTTGCCCCAGGGACATCTGGGGACCGTTATGGAACCAACGGGCGGGCTTTTCCTTCGTATGGAAGAAACGGACATTGCGGATGGTCGTGCGAAGGGCCACTTCCATCGGATATTCGAGGTGGTCCAGGGCCTTTTGGATCTCGGCCTTCGTGACCTGGATGTTCTGAGGGGTCGCGGCAAAGCCGTCCAGTTTGCGGGTATAAGAAAAGAGGGCGGCGTCGCCCTTCTTGCGGACGTCCTCGACGATGCGCTCGACGGCCTGCTCTGGGGTCAGAGCTTTCCCGAAGACCTTCTTGGTCAGGGACGCGCGGCTCCCAACCCCTTTCAGGGTCACCAAGGGCTCGCGGCGGATAAGCTTCTCGACCGAACCCTTATCTTTGGATTTTGAAAGTTCCAAAATTCTCATCGGTGTTCATCCCCTTCATCGGTGGCTATTGGCTAGTCTACTCTTTTGATGTCCGCGCCCAAGGCCGAAAGCTTCCGTTCAATCTTCTCATATCCCCGGTCCAAATGGTAAATGCGCTGGATCATGGTCTCCCCGTCGGCCACCAAACCCGCCAGGATCAGGGCCGCGCTGGCCCGCAGGTCCGAAGCCATGACCGGGGCCCCGGTGAGTTTCGGAACGCCCTTCACCACCGCGTGGCTGCGGTCGATGTTGATGTCCGCCCCCATGCGGTTCATCTCGAACACGTGCATGAAGCGGTTCTCCCAGATGGTCTCGGTGATGAGGCTGATGCCGGGCACGGTCGCCAAGAGGGCCATGATCTGGGCCTGCATGTCGGTGGGGAATCCGGGGTAAGGCAGGATCATGACGTCCGCCGGCTTGTAGGTTCCCGTTCCCTTCACCCGGATGTCGGTCCCCGACACTTCCACCGTCACGCCGATCTGCCGGAGCTTGTCGATGACGGCGGCCAGGTGCGCCGGCTCGGCCTTCTGGATCAGGACATCGCCCTTGGTGATGGCGGCGGCCACCATGAAGGTGCCCGCTTCCACCCGGTCCGGGATGACCGAATACTCGATGCCCTTGAGCGGTTTCTTCCCTTCGATGACCAGTCGGGAGGTCCCCACACCCTCGATGGAAGCGCCCATTTTTTTCAGGCAGTCCACCAGGTCCACCACCTCGGGTTCGGACGAGGCGGCTTCGATGACGGTCGTCCCCTCGGCGGCGGTGGCCGCCAGCACCACGTTGACGGTGGCGC
This window of the bacterium genome carries:
- the hisD gene encoding histidinol dehydrogenase, which translates into the protein MRILELSKSKDKGSVEKLIRREPLVTLKGVGSRASLTKKVFGKALTPEQAVERIVEDVRKKGDAALFSYTRKLDGFAATPQNIQVTKAEIQKALDHLEYPMEVALRTTIRNVRFFHTKEKPARWFHNGPQMSLGQRWTALDRVGLYVPGGLAAYPSSVIMNVIPAKVAGVKEVIVVTPVKKDGQVNPIVLAAAYFAGADRILKIGGAQAVAALAYGTKSVPAVDKITGPGNLFVALAKRRVFGQVGIDGFPGPSEVLILADGTAPAAWAAADLLAQAEHDEMAMPLMVTTSSSYAKEVAEEVELQLEMLDRRQIASDSLKSRGAILVVKNKKQAEEFANRYAAEHLELLIKDARSWLPNLRHAGALFIGPHSAEAFGDYTAGTNHVLPTGGTARFSSGLSVFDFLKRTNMLEMKKPGVKALGKATVDFANEEGLGAHAQSVLFRMGKSKD
- a CDS encoding imidazoleglycerol-phosphate dehydratase, yielding MKRIGKVSRKTKETQIDLVLDLDGSGKHQVKSPVPFLNHMLEAFSKHSGFDLTVNAKGDTHIDDHHTVEDIGICLGMALDKALGDKAGISRYGFFYVPLDEALVRSVVDLSGRNYINFALDLPTKK
- the hisC gene encoding histidinol-phosphate transaminase, translating into MNLNNWFRPNVLKMKGYTPGEQPKKLSVVKLNTNENPYPPSSEVLKAVRQQADFRLRLYPEPTADSLRERLAKVLRWPKDGILVGNGSDEVLSLLFTASVGKGDLVQFPDITYSLYPVLAEIREAKVKEVELEDDWSLDFRKLSPKARLTLWGYPNPPVGNCFPKNEMKAFCKKALGLVLIDEAYVDFAEEDCLDIARACPNVLILRTLSKSFSLAGARLGFALGHPAVIAQLMKVKDSYNVNRVTQAIGLAAFSPAGLADSRKKVKAIQLDRNQLIEDLRNIGFWVADSHANFVLATRAGYPPMEDVYKSLKKRGVLVRYFSHPRLRDSLRITVGTPKEDQRLLVELRKLL
- the murA gene encoding UDP-N-acetylglucosamine 1-carboxyvinyltransferase → MQKILVRGGKTLQGTVEISGSKNATLPVMTAALLGQSPSVLHNVPYLNDIKTMAEVLRKLGASAQLEDHRLHIDPKGFDKHEAPYELVKTMRASIYSLGACLARLGEAKVSLPGGCAIGARPIDLHLKGVEQLGAKVTIEHGYVHAKASKLKGATIYLAGPHGPSVGATVNVVLAATAAEGTTVIEAASSEPEVVDLVDCLKKMGASIEGVGTSRLVIEGKKPLKGIEYSVIPDRVEAGTFMVAAAITKGDVLIQKAEPAHLAAVIDKLRQIGVTVEVSGTDIRVKGTGTYKPADVMILPYPGFPTDMQAQIMALLATVPGISLITETIWENRFMHVFEMNRMGADINIDRSHAVVKGVPKLTGAPVMASDLRASAALILAGLVADGETMIQRIYHLDRGYEKIERKLSALGADIKRVD